The following is a genomic window from Spirosoma foliorum.
AAGTTGGTGGCAAAGACATCACGTTCGCCAGCGTAACTCTGCCTCGATAGCATACGCTCAAGCACGTCACGTCCTGGGTGTGAAGAAGCCCAGGCTGGAAGAATCAATACGCGTGGTCGCAAACTAGCCAGCAACGTTCCATTTTCAGAATCAGCGTAGCCATGATGATCAATCAATTGAACATCGACAGGTCCGGCGACATTGGCAATAGGCGTTTCTACATCGTGCCAGGCAGGTGACCCAAACTGAAGCACCCCCTGAATATCTCCCCCCGAAAAATAATCAAAGTCTCCATAACGAATCTGGTAAGCAATGCTGCACATATTTTCGTTTGGGTAATCCTTCGGTTGTAAAGTGCTCAAACTCGGAAAATCTGACCAGGTCTCATTCTTGACACCCGTCCAGATTTCGCCATTAACGGCCATGTTCCGAACTTCTACCGGATATTTTTTGCTTAGCCTAGGCTGCTCAACAAAGGTAATCTGATCGTTTCGGCCTGCCTGAAATCGCTCAACTTTTAAGCCTTTATGCTGGATTTGCCAATCCAGAAACCGACGGTAATTAACAACCATAGAATCGCTGGTAAACGGAGTTGGGTAGTTGTAACTGGGCCACCCCCGGTCTAATAATTTTCGGATAGGAATATACTCGGCGACTTCTGTAATACCTGTCAATACATAGCCTCCCGCTCCCAGCTTTGTCACGTTTAGCGGGGAACCCATATGATCATTATGAAAATGCGTGATGATGGCGTAATCGATGGCAGGTTGAGCGTTAAAGCGTAACATGGCGCGAGCATAGCGGGCAATCCATTCCCCAGCCTGACGCTCATTTGTAGGCTTTACAGGTATGTTTCGTGGCTTGCCTGTCCGCCAGTTGATCGGGTTAATGGCACCTGCATCTACCAGTAAACTAGTGCCATCTGGCAATACAATAAGCGTGGAGTTCCCTTGTCCCGTATTGATCTGGTGAATATCCAGTTGCCCTTCCTGCCAAACGGGCAAGGGTTTGCCCACTTGTTGTGCCCAGACAGACGTTATCCACAGCAATGGTACCCCTAAAAACAGAAGTCGAATGAATGGCATGTAGCAATAAGGAGTAGATTATTTACTGTCAAAACTACAAACCTATAAGGTCTGGCAGACCTTATAGGTTTAAACTATTAAAATAAGCTAGCTACTTCCTGTGGCCGATCGGTGGTCAGTATATCTCCTCCTTGCTTAACTACATCCCGATAACCAGCGCCAGCTTCTGCCATTGGCTTTTCGTCTAATTGCCCAGGCCCATAAGTGCCTACGGAGGCAAGAATACCAAGTTTATGTAAGCGTTCGTAGTACGTTGCTGGCTGAAGCTTTTGTGGGGTAAGTGCAATTAAATGGCCCGAAGCCAATGGATGGTTTTCTAGTTTATCCAGATCGGCCATACTGTTTACGCCAACGGCCAACCAGAGCGTAGGATATTTATCCCGTACTCGTTGCGCTTCGGCAAATGAGTAGCAAATAACAAAAA
Proteins encoded in this region:
- a CDS encoding ComEC/Rec2 family competence protein; protein product: MPFIRLLFLGVPLLWITSVWAQQVGKPLPVWQEGQLDIHQINTGQGNSTLIVLPDGTSLLVDAGAINPINWRTGKPRNIPVKPTNERQAGEWIARYARAMLRFNAQPAIDYAIITHFHNDHMGSPLNVTKLGAGGYVLTGITEVAEYIPIRKLLDRGWPSYNYPTPFTSDSMVVNYRRFLDWQIQHKGLKVERFQAGRNDQITFVEQPRLSKKYPVEVRNMAVNGEIWTGVKNETWSDFPSLSTLQPKDYPNENMCSIAYQIRYGDFDYFSGGDIQGVLQFGSPAWHDVETPIANVAGPVDVQLIDHHGYADSENGTLLASLRPRVLILPAWASSHPGRDVLERMLSRQSYAGERDVFATNLLEEAKTAIGELRQQLKSEAGHIVVRVDPGGKSYRIFVLDDTNESFILKAIHGPYRCQ